The Haloprofundus salinisoli region CCGAGATTCTCGACGAGCGCGACATCGCCGCCGCGAAAGGCGACGAGGGTGCGTGGGCACCCGCCATCGACGACGGCGAGGCGTTCGAGATCGTCGACGACGCCGTCTCCGACGTCGAGGACGAGCTCGGCTTCGAGATTCGCTTCGGCCTCGACGTGGCCGCCGCGGAGCTGTACGACGAGGACGACGAGCTCTACCGCTACGGCGACAAGGAGCGCTCGACCGACGAGCAGATCGACTACATCGCCGACCTCGTCTCCGAGTACGACCTCGTCTACGTCGAGGACCCCCTCGACGAGAACGACTACGAGGGGTTCGCCGAGCTCACCGACCGCGTCGGCGACCGGACGCTCATCTGCGGCGACGACCTGTTCGTCACCAACGTCGAGCGTCTGCAGACGGGTATCGACGAGGGCGCGGCCAACAGCATCCTCATCAAGCCGAACCAGATCGGCACGCTGTCGGACGCCTTCGACGCCATCGAACTGGCGACCCAGCACGGCTACGACTCCGTCATCTCGCACCGCTCCGGTGAGACGGAGGACACGACCATCGCACACCTCGCCGTGGCGACCGCCGCGCCGTTCATCAAGACGGGCGCGGTCGGCGGCGAGCGAACTGCCAAACTCAACGAACTCATCCGCATCGCGGACGACGCAGTATGACCGAAAACGACAACGAAGCACTCGAGACCGCCGAGGAGGAGATCGAGGAGGAGGCCACCGGCGAAGCCGGTGCCAATCCCGAGGTCGACCCCGACATCGAGGCGGACGACGACCTGCCCGCCGAGGGAGCCGACGAGGCCCCCGAGGCCGAAGAAGCCGACGACAGCCCGATGTTCGACGAGGACGTCATGCCCGACGACGAGGCGGACCTCCTCATCCCCGTGGAGGATTACCTCCAGGCGGGCGTCCACATCGGGACCCAGCAGAAGACCAAAGACATGGAGCGGTTCATCCACCGCGTCCGTGACGACGGTCTCTACGTCCTCGACGTCAGCCAGACCGACAAGCGCATCCGCACGGCCGCGGACTTCCTGGCGAACTACGACCCCGAGCAGGTGCTCGTCACCTCCTCGCGCCAGTACGGTCGGTTCCCGGCCGAGAAGTTCGCCGACGCCATCGGCGCGCGCGCCCGCACGGGCCGCTTCATCCCCGGCACGCTGACGAACCCCGACTACCGCGGCTACATCGAGCCGGACGTCGTCGTCGTCACCGACCCCATCGGTGACGCGCAGGCCGTCAAGGAGGCCATCACGGTCGGCATCCCGGTCATCGCGATGTGCGACTCGAACAACCAGCTGTCGAACGTCGACCTCGTCATCCCGACGAACAACAAAGGTCGCCGCGCGCTGTCGGTCGTCTACTGGCTGCTCGCCAACGAGACGCTCGACCGCCGCGGCACCGACACCGTCTACGCCCTCGAAGACTTCGAGGAAGGCATCTAGACCCCCGATTTCGCCGACGCGACTTCACTTCATTTTCCGACGGGTTGAAGCCGATAGCGACAGCTACCGAACATATGAGCGACCCGCCGCCTGGGCGAACGACCGACACCGCCGAGAGCCGGAAGCGCTGGGGCTGGTCCGGCCACGGCGTCGGTTCGAAAGTCGAGAAGGACGGCGTCGGCTTGTTTCTCGACGACCTCGCCTACGCGTTCGCGGACGTCTCGGTGTCGGCGCTGCCCGTGATACTCGCCGTGTACATGTTGGGCGACATTCGCGTGTTCGGCGCGAGAACCGCCACGCTCGTCGCGTGGTTGACGATGGTCGTCGTGGCGGCGGTCATCCGCGGCGGGTGGGTGACGCCGCTCGGCTCCGACGTTCCCGGCTGGGTGACGCTCGCGCCGTCGCTGCTCGTTTTCCGACTCCTCTACTTCAACGCCACGCTCGGGCTGGCGGGGTACGGCGGCGCGGCGATATCCGGCGAGCTCGCACTCCCGCTCGAATCTGTCCTCTTCGCCTTCGTCGTCGGTGTGCTTTCTGTGGCGCTCTTCCCGCGTCTCGCCGAGGAACTCTCGCGTCGACTCGCCGACTCGGAGCGTTAGTCGACGACGCCGACCGACCCGTCGAGACTTCGGCGTCCGGTCGGCGATAGCGAACGGCAGTAGTTCTCGGCGCTCGTCGTCGCCTGCGAACGGGACGTGGTCGGGCGTGAGTCGCATGGGCCACGTGAGTTCCGTGCCGGGGAAGACGTTCGTGCGGCCCGCGAGACGGCGAACGCTCAAGCGCGCGGCGTCCCTCCGTGAACGTATGCGTGGAGACGAGGAGATGGCGACGCTCTCGACCGGACAGACCGTCTCGCTGCCGCTTCGGTGCGAAGCGGACGTCGCGGGCGCGACGTTCACCGCGCGGTGGGAGCGACTTCGCGCCGCGGTTCCCGAGGGACTGACCCCGATTCGCGTCGCGCCGCGGTCGGGTCTCGTCACCCTCGCGGGCGTTCGTTACCGCTCGGTGGAGGGGTTCGACCCCTACGAGGAGTTCGCCGTCGTCGTGCCGGTCGCGCGGCGGACGGTCGGCGGGCGAGGAGTGCCGTATCTCGGGGCCGGAGCCGAAGTCGGCGGATTCGTTCTCGCGTTGCCGGTGACGACCGAGGCGTCGAAAGCGCTCGGGAGAGAGATTTGGGGCTACCCGAAGACGGTGGCCGATATCTCGGTCGCCGAGACCGACGACGGGTGGCGAGTAACGGCGGATTCGGAGGGTGCCGCGGCGACCAGGCTGACGGTGCGGGGCGGGCGGGCGCTCCCGCTCGACGTCCGGGCGACGAGTTACAGCGTCCGAAACGGCGTCCTCTCGGAAGCGCCGATCGACCTCCTCGGCGAGGTTCGTGTCGGTGTCGGAGGTGCACGAGTTCGCGTCGGCGACGGCGCACTGGGGACAACGCTCCGGGACCTCGGTGTCGGCCACCCCGTCGGGCGCTTCGTCGGACAAAGGCTTCGCGCGCACGTCCACGCGCCGACGCCGCTCTACGAGTGAGCTTCAGCAGACGCCTGACCCGATTCGCATACCCTTAAGCGGTCGCTGTCTCTCTGTTCGCGCATGACCGTTTCGAGCGCCCCGGGCAAGGTGTACCTCTTCGGGGAGCACGCCGTCGTCTACGGCGAACCCGCCGTCCCCTGCGCCATCGAACGCCGGGCGACAGTCAGCGTCGAACCGCGCGAAGACGACCGCATCCGCGTCGAGGCGCGGGATTTGAGCCTCGACGGGTTCACCGTGGAGTACTCCGGTGCGACCGACGGCCACCCGGACGTGAACGTCCCGACGCCGCTGGTCGAGGCGGCGATGGGCTACATCGACGCGGCGGTCGAACAGGCGCTCGACGCCGCCGATAGCCGAGAAGTCGGCTTCGACATCACCGTCGAGAGCGACATCCCCCTCGGCGCGGGCCTCGGCTCTTCGGCGGCCGTCGTCGTCGCGGGCATCGACGCGGCGACGCGCGCGCTCGGCGTCGACCTCGACGCCGAAGAGATAGCCGACCGGGCCTATCGGGCCGAGTACGAGGTCCAGGACGGCCAGGCGTCGCGGGCGGACACCTTCTGCTCGGCGATGGGCGGGGCCGTCCGCGTCGAGGGCGACGACTGCCGGACGCTCGACGCGCCGAACCTCCCGTTCGTCGTCGGCTTCGACGGCGGTGCGGGCGACACCGGCGCGCTCGTCGCCGGCGTCCGCGAACTGAAGGAACGTTACGAGTTCGCCGCCGACACCGTCGAGACCATCGGCGACATCGTCCGCGAAGGCGAGCGACTGCTGGCCGACGCCGACCCCGCGGACGCCCCGGACGACGAGTTGCTGGCGGAACTCGGTAACCTGATGGACTTCAACCACGGCCTGCTGGAGGCGCTCGGCGTCTCCTCGCGCTCGCTCGACAACATGGTGTGGGGCGCGCGGATGGCGGGCGCGGACGGCGCGAAACTGACCGGGGCGGGCGGCGGCGGCTGTATCGTCGCGCTCGACCCGACGCCCGAGACGGAGACGGGCCTCCGATTCACTCCGGGGTGTGAGGACGTGTTCCGCGCTGAGTTGGCGACCGAAGGCGTCCGCGTCGAAGCCGAGCGAGCGGTCGACTTCCGCGGAGAGCGAGAGGACGCCTGAATGGCGGTCGTCCTCAAACTCGGCGGGAGCGTCGTCACCGACAAGGACAGGCCCGAGACCGTCGACGACGAGGCGCTCGACGCCGCCGTCGACGCCGTCGCCGACTCGGGTCTCGAAGCGCTCGTCGTCGTCCACGGTGGCGGAAGTTTCGGCCACCACCACGCCGCGAATCACGGTGTCAGCACCACCGACGGAACCTCGGACGCGGCGGGCGCGCTCGCCATCCACGCGGCGATGAAGCGGCTGAACGAGGCCGTCGTCTCGCGGTTGCAGTCCCGGGGCGTCCCGGCGCTCCCCGTCCATCCGCTGTCGGTGGCGGCGCGTCACGGGAGCGACGACGCAGCTGGAGAGGACGCCGAACTCTCGCTGCCGCTCGACTCGACGGAGACGCTGCTCGGCGAGGGGTTCGTCCCGGTGCTCCACGGCGACGTGGTCGCCCACGCGGGCCGCGGCGTCACCGTCGTCTCCGGCGACGAGCTCGTCGTTCGACTCGCCGACGGCCTCGGGGCCGACCGGGTCGGCCTCTGTTCGACGGTGCCGGGCGTCTACGACGAGAACGAGGTCGTCGTCGACGAGATTCGGTCGTTCGAGGACGTGGCGGCGGCGCTCGGCGGGAGCGAGTCGACGGACGTCACGGGCGGGATGGCCGCGAAGGTCCGGGCGCTGTTGGCGATGGACGCTCCGGCGTACGTGTTCGGTCCCGATGGCGTCGGCCCGTTCTTAGCGGGCGAATCGCCGGGGACGCGTATCGACGGTCGGTGACGGTTTCGGAGAGCGCGTATCGGCGGAGTGACGGCTTCGGAGAACGACGCGGTGGCGCTGCGTATCCTCCGAGTGCGGTGACCGAAAAAGCAGGGTGGGCGAGCGAGCGCAGACACTCGGGCTCAGGCTTCGAGGCCGAGTTCAGCCAACTCGTCGGCGGTGTGTTCTTCGCGCAGTTCCGCTTCGTCGTGTTCTTCGAGCAACTCGCGGCGCTCGCGTTCGCTCAGTTCGTCCATGGGCGTCAAGTGGTGGCACATAGCAATCGAGCATTGGCCGCCGGCGCGTAAGTCGGTTACGGCGTTTCAGGGCGAGAGACCGTCGTCCCGAGCCGTCAGTCCGACTGCGAGTCGACCGACTCCGCTCGGTCACGACGGCGATCGAGCAACGCCGCGATGCTGTCGGATTTCACGAGGAGGAAGGCGACGAAGACGCCGAAGAAACCCGCAATCGTGGTCGCGTCGAGCGTCTCTCGGAGGACGACGAAGCCGAACAGCGCCGCGAACGGCGGGATGGCGTACTCCAGTAACCCGGCCTGAATCGGGCCGATACGGTCGAGCAGACGGAAGTAGGCGAAGAAGCCCGCCGCGCCGGGAATTAGCGCGAGGTACACTAGCCACCCGAGCGCCTCCGGCGTCGCCGACGTGACGGCGAGCGGAGCGAGCGACTCGCCCGGGAGCACGAGCGTCGCGAGCGAGAGGAGCGCGGCACCGACGAGGAGCGTCCACGCCTGCAGCGAGACGGGCGAGAGCGTCGCGTCGTCCTCGCGGGTGAGGACGGCCCCGAGCACCCACGCGATGGCGGAGGCGAGCACCAGTCCCGCGCCGACGCTCGCCGACAGGTCGTCGGGGTCCAGCTGCGCCATGAGCACGACGCTCAGAAAGCCGACGAGAACGCCGATAGCACCCGTCGCCGAGAGGCTGTCGTCGTGCCGCGCGAGACGCGCGAACACCGGCGTCGCGACCGGAACCAGTCCGAGAAGCGTCGCGGCGAGGGCGGCGGAGACGTACTGCTGTCCGGCGAAAAGCAGCGCGTGGTGGAGGCCGATGTTGAACGCGCCGCCGGTGAGAATCGGGAGCCAGTCGCCGCGACCGTTCGGCAGCCACCGCTTTCGGGCGGCGAAGACGACGACGAAGAGGGCAAGCGCCGCCAGCGAGAACCGAAGCGACGCGAGCGTCACCGGGGGAAACGAGTCGAGCGCCGCCTTGGTTGCGACGAACGCGGTCCCCCAGACGGCGGCGATGCCGACGAACAGCGCGGCGTCGTTTCGACTCACTACCCGCGGTTTCGTCGGTTGCTATTCAGGGATTTCGAATCGCAGGCCGTCGCGGGCGATTCGGACGTCGCCGTCGAACTGCGCCTCGACGCTGTCGAGCATCTCGCGGTGCTTGCCCTCGGTGTGCGGATAGAGGTGGGTGAGGTAGAGCCGGTCGATGTCGCACCCGGCCAGCGCCTCGCCCAACTGCGTCGGCGTCGGGTGGTTCGACACGTCGATCTCGTCGGGGAACGAACAGTCGTGGGCGAGGACGGCGGAGCCGTCGGCGAAGCTGGCGAGTCCCTCGAACGCCTCCGAGTCGCCCGAGAAGGTGAACGCGTCGTC contains the following coding sequences:
- the eno gene encoding phosphopyruvate hydratase produces the protein MTLVTDVRLRRVLDSRGNPTVEADVLTESGGFGRAAAPSGASTGEYEAIELPPSESIAAARERAIPRLIGEVYAGNQREVDNALRAADGTENFSEIGANSAVAISMAAAKAGADVLGAPLYQHLGGAFRGEEFPTPLGNVVGGGEHAAKATHIQEFLSAPVGAPSIDEAVFANAAVHARVAEILDERDIAAAKGDEGAWAPAIDDGEAFEIVDDAVSDVEDELGFEIRFGLDVAAAELYDEDDELYRYGDKERSTDEQIDYIADLVSEYDLVYVEDPLDENDYEGFAELTDRVGDRTLICGDDLFVTNVERLQTGIDEGAANSILIKPNQIGTLSDAFDAIELATQHGYDSVISHRSGETEDTTIAHLAVATAAPFIKTGAVGGERTAKLNELIRIADDAV
- the rpsB gene encoding 30S ribosomal protein S2, which produces MTENDNEALETAEEEIEEEATGEAGANPEVDPDIEADDDLPAEGADEAPEAEEADDSPMFDEDVMPDDEADLLIPVEDYLQAGVHIGTQQKTKDMERFIHRVRDDGLYVLDVSQTDKRIRTAADFLANYDPEQVLVTSSRQYGRFPAEKFADAIGARARTGRFIPGTLTNPDYRGYIEPDVVVVTDPIGDAQAVKEAITVGIPVIAMCDSNNQLSNVDLVIPTNNKGRRALSVVYWLLANETLDRRGTDTVYALEDFEEGI
- a CDS encoding acetoacetate decarboxylase family protein, giving the protein MRGDEEMATLSTGQTVSLPLRCEADVAGATFTARWERLRAAVPEGLTPIRVAPRSGLVTLAGVRYRSVEGFDPYEEFAVVVPVARRTVGGRGVPYLGAGAEVGGFVLALPVTTEASKALGREIWGYPKTVADISVAETDDGWRVTADSEGAAATRLTVRGGRALPLDVRATSYSVRNGVLSEAPIDLLGEVRVGVGGARVRVGDGALGTTLRDLGVGHPVGRFVGQRLRAHVHAPTPLYE
- the mvk gene encoding mevalonate kinase, with the protein product MTVSSAPGKVYLFGEHAVVYGEPAVPCAIERRATVSVEPREDDRIRVEARDLSLDGFTVEYSGATDGHPDVNVPTPLVEAAMGYIDAAVEQALDAADSREVGFDITVESDIPLGAGLGSSAAVVVAGIDAATRALGVDLDAEEIADRAYRAEYEVQDGQASRADTFCSAMGGAVRVEGDDCRTLDAPNLPFVVGFDGGAGDTGALVAGVRELKERYEFAADTVETIGDIVREGERLLADADPADAPDDELLAELGNLMDFNHGLLEALGVSSRSLDNMVWGARMAGADGAKLTGAGGGGCIVALDPTPETETGLRFTPGCEDVFRAELATEGVRVEAERAVDFRGEREDA
- a CDS encoding isopentenyl phosphate kinase; this translates as MAVVLKLGGSVVTDKDRPETVDDEALDAAVDAVADSGLEALVVVHGGGSFGHHHAANHGVSTTDGTSDAAGALAIHAAMKRLNEAVVSRLQSRGVPALPVHPLSVAARHGSDDAAGEDAELSLPLDSTETLLGEGFVPVLHGDVVAHAGRGVTVVSGDELVVRLADGLGADRVGLCSTVPGVYDENEVVVDEIRSFEDVAAALGGSESTDVTGGMAAKVRALLAMDAPAYVFGPDGVGPFLAGESPGTRIDGR
- a CDS encoding DMT family transporter; translated protein: MSRNDAALFVGIAAVWGTAFVATKAALDSFPPVTLASLRFSLAALALFVVVFAARKRWLPNGRGDWLPILTGGAFNIGLHHALLFAGQQYVSAALAATLLGLVPVATPVFARLARHDDSLSATGAIGVLVGFLSVVLMAQLDPDDLSASVGAGLVLASAIAWVLGAVLTREDDATLSPVSLQAWTLLVGAALLSLATLVLPGESLAPLAVTSATPEALGWLVYLALIPGAAGFFAYFRLLDRIGPIQAGLLEYAIPPFAALFGFVVLRETLDATTIAGFFGVFVAFLLVKSDSIAALLDRRRDRAESVDSQSD